One Marmota flaviventris isolate mMarFla1 chromosome 16, mMarFla1.hap1, whole genome shotgun sequence DNA segment encodes these proteins:
- the LOC114083603 gene encoding E3 ubiquitin-protein ligase RNF213-like — MAAASSVFAEVAGDVLNGSILVRRLELILKHKSQFLDLWQLETENSSFQEKNCDMEETLDWRMGEIMFLKREKRQVDSLLRLCEKVKHLVQGDI; from the exons ATGGCTGCCGCCAGCTCTGTCTTCGCAGAGGTTGCTGGCGATGTCCTGAATGGGTCCATATTGGTCAGACGGTTGGAGCTGATCCTGAAGCACAAAAGTCAGTTTCTGGACCTGTGGCAGTTAG AGACAGAAAATTCTTCATTCCAAGAGAAGAATTGTGACATGGAAGAGACACTGGACTGGAGGATGGGCGAAATCATGTTtctgaagagagagaagagacaggtGGACAGTCTCCTGAGGCTGTGTGAGAAGGTGAAGCACCTCGTCCAAG GTGACATCTAA